ATATTGATGGACATCATCAAACGATTTTTTTCAAAAAAAAAGCCAAATCAATCGCAAAATCATCACCATGATCATCCCGTATCCTCCGACTTTGAAGAAAATGTGCAGTATATTGAGGACGCACTTTACCAACCGCCGGATCTAAAGAAGAGAAACCTCCGATTCAATCAGCAAAAAGGCGTTCTAATATATTTGGACACCTTAACTGATAAAAAGCTGATCCAGAGCGATATTTTGCGTCCCCTGTTTGAAGTCGAGGAAGGAAAAATCGAGGAGATTATTCCCACTGTCGAGGTTAAGCAGATAACCGATCTTAATCTGGCATCAGAAAACCTACTGCGAGGAAAATGCATCCTGTTTTTGCAAGGGGTGAAGGAGGCATATGCGATCGATGCATCTGCCATGCATAAACGGGATATGAGCGAGCCTGAAAACGAAGGAGTCGTTCGCGGTGCCCATAACGGATTTACAGAGCAGTTAACCGTCAATCTATACAGTCTGCGCACACGTCTGGAAAATCCCAATCTGACGGTTCGCTATTTTGATATCGGAAGAAAGACAAAAACCCGCTTTGCACTGGTATTTATGCGTGACCTCGCCGCCCCGAAGCTGGTACAGGAAATCGAAGAGCGGCTCCAATCCATTTCCACCGATACCATCGTTTCCATCGGTTTTATCGCCGATTACATGGAGGATCACCCCAATTCCCCCTTCCCCCAATCGCTGTTTACAGAACGGCCGGATCGAACGGTCGCCAATCTGATGGAAGGCAGGGTTGCCATATTAGGAGAAGGAGATCCTACCGCTGTCATCCTGCCAGTCACTTTTTTCGCTTTTTATCAAAGCCCTGACGATTATAATAACCGCTGGATCGTCGGCTCGTTTATTCGGTTGATTCGGCTGGCCAGTTTGGTGATCTCATTTCAGTTACCTGCCATTTATATCGCCGTCGTCTCCTTTCATCCGGAAGTAATGCCAGTGGAACTGATCTATTCCGTGCGTACCGGTTTGGAACGAATCCCGTTTCCACCCATCGTTGAAGCCGGGTTGATGGAATTAACCCTGGAAGTGATCCGGGAGGCGGGGCTACGCTTACCGAGTCGGGTGGGACAAACCATCGGCATCGTCGGCGGTTTGGTAATTGGGGAAGCAGTGGTACAGGCAGGACTCATCTCTTATACCATGGTGATTGTCATCGCCATCACGGCAATCTCATCATTTGTCGTACCTTCCCATGAAATGAGTACCACGATACAAGTGATCCGCTTTCCCCTGATGCTTACCGCCGCCACCTTCGGTTTTATGGGGATTATGTTTGGGGTGATTATAACATTGATTCACTTATGCAAAATTCATTCCGTTAACACACCTTACATTGCGCCTGTCGCTCCTTTACGTATCAAGGATTTAAAGGACACTTTTGTCCGTTTCCCACTTTTTCGCCTCAACGAGCGGCCGCATGATCCCCATCCGCAACAGTATAAACAAGAGTCCGAATCAAGGGAGTGGGCGCGGGATGATCAAGGAAAAAAATAAAATCACCCAAGGTCAACTCATGTTTTGGATGATCCAGATTCAAGTGGAAGTAACTGTTTTACAGGTGCCGTATGTTGCTCACATCAAAGCCAAACAAAGCGCTTGGATCGCCATTCTAATCACAGGTGTATGTGCCCAGATTTTGATTCTATTGATTTGGTCCCTATGTGAACGATTTCCTTCCTCCCATCTGTTTCAATTTCTGCCGCAAATCGCAGGGAATTTAGTGGGGAAGTTGACGGGAATGGCGTATAGTCTTTATTTCCTTATAATGGGGTCTATTGTTTTGATGACCTTTCATGTGGTGATAGGGAAGTGGATCTTGATAAAAACACCGACGTGGGTAACCTCCTTCCTTTTATTAATTCCGGCAATCTATCTGGCGCGGGATCATTTGCGCACCATCGCCCGCTTTTTTGTACTGGCTTCCTTACTGTTTGTGTTTTTGATCCCGCCGATTTTGTATGCATTCAAATTTCTGAACCTCTCCTATCTGCTTCCCATCAAGACGGTAGGGTGGAAAGATATCTTAACAGGATCGTTGGATGTTACATTTGCTTTTCTCGGCTTTGAAACCCTGCTGCTTCTCTATACCTTTGTCCAGGGAAAAGGAAACGGCAAGTTAAAA
This sequence is a window from Desmospora activa DSM 45169. Protein-coding genes within it:
- a CDS encoding GerAB/ArcD/ProY family transporter — translated: MIKEKNKITQGQLMFWMIQIQVEVTVLQVPYVAHIKAKQSAWIAILITGVCAQILILLIWSLCERFPSSHLFQFLPQIAGNLVGKLTGMAYSLYFLIMGSIVLMTFHVVIGKWILIKTPTWVTSFLLLIPAIYLARDHLRTIARFFVLASLLFVFLIPPILYAFKFLNLSYLLPIKTVGWKDILTGSLDVTFAFLGFETLLLLYTFVQGKGNGKLKAISAGNLFVTLLYIVMTVLALAVFSPGQLSYIPEPILFMLKGFTTPVINRLDILFLSVWYVKVFTTFTAYLYCAAYGLGHYFHRGQHTKAVPYAAAVCYVLSLIPSDPSMHEYILTGAIRLSFLFTMGFPLLFLLLSILFKRKEASL
- a CDS encoding spore germination protein; translation: MDIIKRFFSKKKPNQSQNHHHDHPVSSDFEENVQYIEDALYQPPDLKKRNLRFNQQKGVLIYLDTLTDKKLIQSDILRPLFEVEEGKIEEIIPTVEVKQITDLNLASENLLRGKCILFLQGVKEAYAIDASAMHKRDMSEPENEGVVRGAHNGFTEQLTVNLYSLRTRLENPNLTVRYFDIGRKTKTRFALVFMRDLAAPKLVQEIEERLQSISTDTIVSIGFIADYMEDHPNSPFPQSLFTERPDRTVANLMEGRVAILGEGDPTAVILPVTFFAFYQSPDDYNNRWIVGSFIRLIRLASLVISFQLPAIYIAVVSFHPEVMPVELIYSVRTGLERIPFPPIVEAGLMELTLEVIREAGLRLPSRVGQTIGIVGGLVIGEAVVQAGLISYTMVIVIAITAISSFVVPSHEMSTTIQVIRFPLMLTAATFGFMGIMFGVIITLIHLCKIHSVNTPYIAPVAPLRIKDLKDTFVRFPLFRLNERPHDPHPQQYKQESESREWARDDQGKK